The following proteins come from a genomic window of Shewanella halifaxensis HAW-EB4:
- the cdd gene encoding cytidine deaminase, translated as MQDRFLKSIAKLPEPLATAIVPLLDKDFAGHIDAQQLEVLQIASKMELNELLLALLPIAAALARPPISEFHVGAIAKGKSGDIYMGANIELPGEALFHSVHAEQSAISHAWLSGESIIEDIIVNASPCGHCRQFINELVDGSKVKIHLPAQKIEPLAHYLPYAFGPSDLNITEPLLTKQQHTLTLDSNDPMIIEALDHAGLSYAPYTKNYASVVLETKDGATYCGRYAENAAFNPSMQPMQMALSTMARHNRDFSEINRAVLIESSKGVISLVGAAMDALHSVAVVELEHIVVEPE; from the coding sequence ATGCAAGACCGGTTCTTAAAAAGCATAGCTAAGTTACCAGAGCCACTAGCAACCGCTATCGTACCATTGCTCGATAAAGACTTTGCAGGTCATATCGATGCCCAGCAATTAGAAGTGCTTCAAATTGCAAGCAAAATGGAGCTAAATGAACTGCTTTTAGCCCTGCTCCCCATTGCTGCTGCGTTAGCAAGACCACCTATTAGCGAGTTTCACGTAGGTGCTATCGCCAAAGGTAAGAGCGGTGATATCTATATGGGCGCTAATATTGAACTCCCCGGTGAAGCACTTTTTCACTCTGTTCATGCAGAACAAAGCGCAATTAGCCATGCATGGCTAAGCGGTGAAAGCATTATTGAAGACATCATAGTCAATGCATCCCCTTGTGGACATTGTCGTCAATTCATCAATGAGTTGGTTGATGGCAGTAAGGTTAAAATCCATCTTCCTGCTCAAAAAATTGAGCCGTTAGCACACTACTTACCTTATGCATTCGGGCCAAGTGACTTAAACATTACCGAGCCTTTGTTGACGAAACAGCAACATACACTGACTTTAGATTCTAATGATCCGATGATTATTGAAGCACTCGATCATGCCGGTCTAAGTTATGCCCCATACACCAAGAACTATGCTTCTGTCGTACTTGAGACCAAAGACGGCGCAACCTATTGTGGTCGTTATGCAGAAAATGCAGCATTTAATCCATCAATGCAGCCAATGCAGATGGCATTATCGACTATGGCGCGTCATAACCGCGATTTCAGCGAGATCAACCGTGCCGTATTGATTGAGTCTTCTAAAGGTGTGATTTCATTGGTAGGCGCTGCAATGGATGCTCTACACAGCGTTGCAGTTGTTGAACTCGAACATATCGTTGTAGAGCCTGAGTAA
- a CDS encoding acyl-CoA thioesterase, translated as MAGTERQLTLRFLAEPADVNFGGKVHGGAVMKWIDLAGYGCAAGWSGKYCITAYAGGIRFVKPIHVGNIVEVSAKIIYTGRTSMHLAIDVRAGDPKVAERALTTHCVLVMVAVDDEGQPTEVPDWKPTSATDIELRESAIRLMEMRKKIGVEMQAHLDLQPQV; from the coding sequence ATGGCAGGCACAGAAAGACAATTAACACTGAGGTTCTTAGCAGAGCCGGCAGATGTGAACTTTGGCGGTAAAGTACACGGCGGCGCCGTAATGAAGTGGATTGACCTCGCTGGTTATGGCTGCGCTGCGGGCTGGAGTGGTAAGTATTGTATTACTGCTTATGCTGGCGGTATTCGATTTGTTAAGCCTATTCATGTGGGCAATATCGTCGAAGTCAGTGCGAAGATCATTTATACGGGTAGAACTTCTATGCACCTTGCCATTGACGTAAGAGCTGGCGATCCTAAGGTAGCTGAAAGAGCGCTCACAACGCACTGTGTGCTAGTCATGGTCGCGGTTGATGATGAAGGCCAACCTACGGAAGTGCCTGATTGGAAGCCTACGTCAGCTACGGATATCGAATTACGAGAGTCTGCCATTAGATTGATGGAGATGCGTAAGAAGATTGGCGTAGAGATGCAGGCCCATCTAGATCTGCAGCCACAGGTTTAG
- the sbcB gene encoding exodeoxyribonuclease I codes for MSEHPTIFWHDYETFGANPAKDRPSQFAGVRTDLDLNIIGEPETFYCKLANDYLPSPEAILITGITPQLANLKGMPEAEFMDKINGLFSQPKTCVVGYNSLRFDDEVSRYGFYRNFIDPYAREWQNGNTRWDIIDLVRACYAFRPEGINWPEKEDGSPSFKLEQLTVANGLSHEKAHDAMSDVYATIDMAKLIKTVQPKLFDYYFSLRQKQQVSKLIDVLEMKPLVHVSSKISALNGCTTIIAPVAYHSTNKNAVICVNLAMDVTPLIELSVEEIRERMYTRRSDLAPDELPIGLKQVHINKSPFIAAANTLTDENAARLDFDKAFAREQFRKLKQHPELREKLVAVFDVEHDSKAVDPDQALYSGGFFSSADKAKIEIIRNTKPSNLAALELDFDDSRLAEMLFRYRARNYPETLDDSEQYRWREFCQTRLNDPDYIIRLENLLEETEQDESKQKLLQALCHYLRNL; via the coding sequence ATGAGTGAACACCCAACTATCTTCTGGCACGATTACGAAACTTTTGGTGCCAATCCAGCGAAAGATAGACCTTCTCAGTTTGCTGGCGTGCGCACGGATCTAGATCTTAATATCATCGGCGAGCCCGAAACCTTTTACTGTAAACTTGCTAATGACTATCTACCGTCACCAGAGGCTATCCTTATCACAGGTATTACTCCGCAACTCGCAAACCTTAAAGGTATGCCAGAAGCCGAGTTTATGGACAAAATTAATGGCCTGTTTAGTCAACCTAAGACCTGTGTTGTGGGTTATAACTCATTGCGCTTTGATGATGAAGTGTCGCGCTACGGCTTTTATCGTAATTTTATCGACCCTTATGCCCGTGAGTGGCAAAACGGTAACACCCGCTGGGATATTATTGATCTTGTTCGCGCGTGCTATGCTTTTAGACCCGAAGGCATTAACTGGCCTGAAAAAGAAGATGGCTCTCCTAGCTTTAAGCTTGAACAACTGACCGTAGCCAATGGCTTAAGCCATGAAAAGGCTCATGATGCGATGTCTGATGTATATGCCACTATCGACATGGCAAAGCTGATTAAAACGGTACAACCTAAGCTGTTTGATTATTACTTTAGCCTGAGGCAGAAGCAGCAAGTATCGAAGCTCATCGATGTGCTTGAAATGAAACCACTTGTACATGTTAGTTCTAAAATCAGCGCCTTAAACGGTTGCACCACTATCATTGCGCCAGTGGCTTACCACTCTACCAACAAAAATGCCGTTATTTGTGTCAACTTGGCTATGGACGTCACTCCGCTTATCGAACTGAGTGTTGAAGAAATTCGTGAGCGCATGTATACCCGCCGCAGTGATTTAGCCCCCGATGAACTGCCTATCGGCTTAAAACAGGTCCATATCAATAAGAGTCCTTTTATTGCTGCTGCTAATACGTTAACTGACGAGAACGCCGCCAGACTCGATTTTGATAAAGCATTTGCCAGAGAGCAGTTCAGGAAGTTAAAGCAACACCCAGAGTTAAGAGAAAAGCTGGTTGCGGTATTTGATGTTGAGCATGACAGCAAAGCTGTGGATCCTGACCAAGCCCTTTACAGTGGTGGCTTCTTCAGTAGTGCCGATAAAGCTAAAATCGAGATAATCCGCAATACTAAGCCAAGTAATCTGGCGGCACTAGAACTGGACTTCGATGACTCAAGACTAGCAGAGATGCTGTTTAGGTACCGAGCACGTAACTATCCAGAAACTCTCGATGATAGTGAGCAGTATCGCTGGCGAGAATTTTGCCAAACCAGACTCAATGACCCAGATTACATCATTCGTCTGGAGAATTTGCTTGAAGAAACCGAGCAAGATGAATCTAAACAAAAACTATTACAGGCTTTATGTCATTATCTTAGAAACCTATAG
- a CDS encoding helix-turn-helix transcriptional regulator, which yields MTSEFISINGLCERYSIRRTACYVWRKKVNFPSPVTPANCHPRWRESDIMKWEELNFSSIVH from the coding sequence ATGACTTCAGAATTTATCAGTATCAACGGCTTGTGTGAGCGATATAGCATTCGAAGAACGGCATGCTATGTATGGCGTAAAAAAGTAAACTTCCCCTCTCCAGTCACTCCAGCTAACTGTCATCCAAGGTGGAGAGAGTCTGACATTATGAAATGGGAAGAGCTGAACTTCTCTTCAATTGTCCACTAA
- a CDS encoding recombinase family protein, which translates to MQYIYARTSTKDQNVDQQIIYLQSRYKADKVFSDKSTGKSLDRPSFNQLRNTIARGDSIIVQDLSRIGRNTMEVISFVEEMTQKGVSINIDDLGQIDITSSAGKMVLTTLAAVATMQREQMLEKQAIGIETAKKEGKFKGKQQSQKTIDKCEQALKYTSKGLSKEAAAKAAGVGIATLYRYINQQ; encoded by the coding sequence ATGCAATACATCTATGCTCGAACATCAACTAAAGACCAAAATGTTGATCAGCAGATCATCTACCTCCAATCTCGGTACAAGGCAGATAAGGTGTTCTCTGACAAATCTACAGGGAAATCACTAGATCGGCCTAGCTTCAATCAGTTACGTAATACTATCGCAAGGGGCGACTCAATCATCGTTCAAGATTTATCGCGTATTGGACGAAACACAATGGAGGTAATTAGCTTTGTTGAAGAGATGACTCAGAAAGGGGTTAGCATCAACATCGATGATCTTGGTCAAATAGATATCACCTCTTCAGCAGGAAAAATGGTGCTAACAACCTTAGCAGCGGTTGCAACTATGCAAAGAGAGCAAATGTTAGAGAAGCAAGCAATAGGAATTGAGACAGCTAAAAAAGAAGGTAAGTTCAAAGGAAAACAGCAAAGTCAGAAAACTATTGATAAATGTGAACAGGCACTAAAATACACTAGCAAAGGTTTATCTAAGGAAGCAGCAGCAAAGGCAGCTGGCGTGGGTATAGCCACCTTATATCGCTATATAAACCAACAATAA
- a CDS encoding ThiF family adenylyltransferase, producing the protein MNYDELVAYLKTAGYDVCTHKHLNKGCIKVDFDVGRHKVSFIHFYVDEFNVLPVFLLLEPRQFGVLAHVLPFEGNELGYVCVNDRDSVSVNFEQPHLAILESLQRHISIISHGLTDPDWNKSELLREFNANWKAICSKEGHELVCTSVDGSIEVMSVYSPQKGHSVGFDSFYLGISESTQDLAEYSYIRRSALSKERSKSTRRGYIIPLQDLVPAPTHIDEIGTWYLEAIKNLSAVDQQSFTRNMLQWRDTEFWLVFNAMTPSGRTWFCLHFKSSKKKTLPITVHALKDWVISAVEVTLFNQQLVMPRSGADTSLVSKRVLLIGCGSVGCEIAGNLASSGVGNLAISDPDKLSISNLYRHTLPNHWIGANKAWSMKLSLEFKYPFISVTSSELELLHIRNKELLESYDLIIVAIGSPTHERIFHDFIIESKVNVPIINTWVEGYGVGGHATLDISGSKGCLRCAYVDPETLGRGLSSNLNFFENNQNITVNHGGCGDLFLPYSSISAGQTAILASDLAVKYLTGKLECSSKVSWKGDDSDARQAGLKLNHRYEMFTKSLSIEPLYNEYCDICQD; encoded by the coding sequence ATGAATTACGATGAACTTGTAGCGTACCTTAAAACAGCTGGGTATGATGTTTGTACCCACAAACATCTCAACAAAGGATGCATTAAGGTTGATTTTGATGTCGGTAGACACAAAGTTAGCTTTATTCATTTTTATGTAGATGAGTTTAATGTTCTTCCAGTATTTTTACTTTTGGAGCCTAGGCAGTTTGGCGTATTGGCCCACGTTTTACCTTTTGAAGGGAACGAGTTAGGATACGTTTGTGTAAACGATAGGGATTCTGTATCGGTTAACTTCGAACAACCTCATTTAGCTATCCTAGAGTCTTTACAAAGACATATATCCATTATCTCACATGGGCTGACGGATCCTGATTGGAATAAAAGTGAGCTTTTAAGAGAGTTTAATGCTAATTGGAAAGCAATTTGTTCCAAGGAAGGGCATGAGTTAGTTTGTACCTCTGTAGATGGTAGCATAGAGGTAATGTCTGTTTACTCTCCCCAAAAGGGGCATTCTGTAGGGTTTGATTCATTTTATTTAGGTATATCAGAAAGCACACAAGACTTAGCTGAGTATTCCTATATACGGCGCTCCGCTTTATCTAAAGAGCGTTCCAAGTCAACTCGAAGAGGATATATAATTCCATTACAGGATTTAGTTCCCGCTCCAACTCATATTGATGAAATTGGCACTTGGTATCTAGAAGCGATTAAAAATTTATCAGCAGTTGATCAACAAAGTTTTACTCGGAATATGTTGCAATGGAGAGATACGGAATTCTGGTTAGTTTTTAATGCTATGACACCATCAGGGAGAACTTGGTTTTGTTTGCATTTTAAATCTTCTAAAAAGAAAACTCTTCCTATTACAGTTCACGCACTTAAGGATTGGGTTATTAGTGCTGTCGAAGTGACACTCTTTAATCAGCAGCTAGTAATGCCTCGAAGTGGAGCTGATACATCTTTAGTCTCTAAGCGCGTATTACTTATTGGATGTGGTTCAGTTGGCTGTGAAATAGCGGGTAATTTGGCATCTTCTGGCGTGGGTAATTTGGCTATAAGTGATCCAGATAAGCTTTCTATTAGTAACTTGTATCGTCACACTTTGCCAAATCATTGGATTGGGGCTAATAAAGCTTGGTCGATGAAGTTAAGCCTAGAGTTTAAGTACCCATTTATATCTGTAACTTCTTCTGAGCTTGAATTGTTACATATAAGAAATAAAGAACTATTGGAATCCTATGATTTAATAATCGTAGCTATAGGCTCTCCTACGCATGAACGGATATTTCATGATTTTATTATTGAAAGTAAAGTTAACGTACCTATTATAAATACATGGGTAGAAGGCTACGGTGTAGGAGGGCATGCAACCCTTGATATATCAGGTTCTAAAGGGTGTTTAAGGTGTGCATATGTTGATCCTGAAACTCTGGGTCGTGGTTTATCTTCTAACCTTAATTTCTTTGAAAACAATCAAAATATTACAGTAAACCATGGTGGCTGTGGTGATTTATTTCTGCCCTATAGTTCTATTAGTGCTGGCCAAACTGCGATTCTGGCATCTGACTTAGCTGTTAAGTATCTTACTGGGAAGCTTGAATGTTCATCCAAAGTGAGCTGGAAAGGTGATGATAGTGATGCAAGGCAAGCAGGATTAAAGTTAAATCACCGCTATGAAATGTTTACTAAATCTTTATCTATAGAGCCCTTATACAATGAATATTGTGATATTTGTCAGGATTAG
- a CDS encoding Mov34/MPN/PAD-1 family protein, which yields MEFKGAGVTVYVNDDVVKIWLSSRQISFSTHEAFGVLIASTSEDRKEYWIESVTVPKPEDSSTRCSFILKDISHQLTVDKAFSDSEGQLIYLGTWHTHPQEKPVPSDIDKVDWKNCIKDNLDRRLFFVIVGTERVHIYTKGIFGFKALMPI from the coding sequence ATGGAGTTTAAAGGTGCAGGTGTAACTGTTTATGTTAATGATGATGTCGTTAAGATTTGGCTATCATCTAGGCAAATCTCATTTTCTACACATGAAGCATTTGGTGTTCTTATAGCATCGACTTCAGAGGATAGAAAAGAGTATTGGATTGAGTCGGTGACAGTTCCAAAACCAGAAGATAGTAGCACTCGATGTTCTTTTATTCTAAAGGATATAAGCCACCAGCTTACAGTAGATAAAGCATTTTCAGATAGTGAAGGTCAATTGATTTACCTTGGTACTTGGCATACTCACCCTCAGGAGAAACCAGTACCTTCAGATATTGATAAGGTAGATTGGAAAAATTGCATTAAGGATAATCTAGATAGGAGATTATTTTTTGTAATAGTTGGAACAGAAAGGGTACACATTTACACCAAAGGTATTTTTGGTTTTAAGGCGTTAATGCCAATCTAG
- a CDS encoding NAD(P)-dependent oxidoreductase — MGQKIFPTIGDKMAKVAFIGLGVMGYPMAGHLVKHGHQVTVYNRTEAKAKAWTKEFCGEYQLTPREAAVGQDMVFICVGNDDDLRQVTLGDNGVLAGMSTGSILVDHTTASADVAREIAAIAKPLDIGFIDAPVSGGQAGAENGVLTVMAGGEQATFERAKPVIDSYARCVELLGEVGAGQLTKMVNQICIAGVVQGLAEGLHFARSAGLDGEKVVEVISKGAAQSWQMENRYQTMWKGEYDFGFAVDWMRKDLGIALEEARRNGSHLPLTALVDQFYSEVQSIGGKRWDTSSLLAKLEKNRG; from the coding sequence ATGGGGCAAAAAATATTCCCTACAATAGGAGATAAAATGGCTAAGGTTGCGTTTATAGGTTTAGGTGTGATGGGTTATCCCATGGCTGGTCATTTAGTTAAGCATGGTCATCAGGTTACGGTTTATAACCGTACTGAAGCAAAAGCTAAGGCTTGGACTAAAGAGTTTTGCGGTGAGTATCAGCTTACCCCTAGAGAGGCCGCAGTCGGCCAAGATATGGTTTTCATCTGTGTCGGTAATGATGATGATCTGCGCCAAGTGACTCTGGGTGATAACGGTGTATTGGCGGGAATGAGTACAGGGAGTATTTTGGTTGACCATACCACCGCATCTGCCGATGTGGCTCGAGAGATCGCAGCTATTGCTAAGCCATTAGATATAGGCTTTATCGATGCTCCGGTATCGGGCGGACAAGCTGGCGCCGAAAACGGCGTACTGACTGTGATGGCGGGAGGCGAGCAAGCAACGTTTGAGCGGGCTAAGCCTGTTATTGACTCTTATGCGCGATGCGTGGAGCTGCTAGGCGAGGTTGGTGCGGGACAGCTTACTAAGATGGTTAATCAAATTTGTATTGCTGGTGTGGTTCAGGGGCTTGCTGAGGGCCTTCATTTTGCTCGAAGTGCCGGGTTAGACGGTGAAAAAGTTGTAGAAGTGATCAGTAAAGGCGCGGCGCAATCTTGGCAGATGGAAAACCGTTATCAAACCATGTGGAAAGGCGAATACGATTTTGGCTTTGCCGTAGATTGGATGCGTAAAGACTTAGGCATCGCGCTTGAAGAAGCTCGTCGCAATGGCTCACATCTGCCTTTAACGGCACTGGTCGATCAGTTTTACTCAGAAGTGCAGTCCATCGGTGGTAAGCGTTGGGATACGTCTAGCTTACTAGCCAAGCTTGAGAAGAATCGAGGTTAA
- a CDS encoding nucleotidyltransferase domain-containing protein, with protein MSIQKSFKGFHDKIKLGYSDTEYSTAKIKDSSITAAVKAAFKDEGYSVVDDFIQGSFSTHTAIKSKDGDFDIDRAVVIDYQDSPDNPIEPKKVVLDVLEKRGFKNAKIKKPCVTADYKSENLHIDFPIYRNNNGTLELAVGKANSNQDNREWAISDPKGLRSWIKDSSTYGNSAELKQQQFNRLVRYVKRWRDHKFTDDSVRSKVYSIGLTVMLKADFVWALDDDGYPDDLKALRDTISSVISTNYFRFIGVDQYKVQVMLPKAPYRDIFDGSSTNTGSQLRNKLNSLKSKLDEAIAETDNTKKCQILNKLFGDDFEIPDDTKGANNIRKAVYSSAGAVGTSQGA; from the coding sequence ATGAGTATTCAAAAAAGCTTTAAGGGATTTCACGATAAGATAAAACTTGGATATTCAGACACCGAATATTCTACAGCCAAGATAAAAGATTCAAGCATTACTGCTGCAGTTAAGGCTGCTTTTAAGGATGAAGGGTACTCTGTAGTAGATGATTTCATTCAAGGCTCTTTTTCTACTCATACAGCGATTAAAAGTAAAGATGGTGATTTCGATATTGACCGTGCGGTGGTTATCGATTACCAAGATTCACCTGATAATCCAATCGAGCCTAAAAAAGTAGTTCTGGACGTTCTCGAAAAGAGAGGCTTCAAAAACGCCAAGATTAAGAAACCATGCGTGACGGCTGATTATAAAAGTGAAAACCTCCATATTGACTTTCCTATATATAGGAACAATAACGGGACTCTAGAGCTTGCTGTCGGTAAAGCTAACTCAAATCAAGATAACAGAGAATGGGCGATTTCAGACCCTAAGGGACTTAGAAGCTGGATCAAAGATAGTTCTACATATGGCAATTCAGCAGAGTTAAAACAACAACAATTCAATAGACTTGTTAGGTATGTGAAAAGGTGGCGAGATCATAAGTTTACCGATGATAGTGTAAGATCGAAAGTATATTCAATCGGTTTAACTGTAATGTTAAAAGCTGATTTCGTCTGGGCTTTAGATGATGATGGTTACCCTGATGATTTAAAGGCACTTAGAGACACAATTTCGAGTGTGATTAGCACTAATTATTTCAGGTTTATTGGTGTTGACCAGTATAAAGTTCAAGTCATGCTTCCTAAAGCGCCTTATAGAGACATTTTTGATGGAAGTAGCACCAATACAGGCAGTCAATTACGCAATAAACTTAATAGCTTAAAGAGTAAACTTGATGAAGCTATTGCAGAAACAGACAATACCAAGAAATGCCAAATTCTGAATAAGTTATTTGGTGATGACTTCGAAATACCTGATGATACTAAAGGTGCTAATAATATTAGGAAGGCAGTGTATTCTTCTGCTGGTGCTGTAGGGACATCACAAGGCGCATGA
- a CDS encoding HNH endonuclease: MIWAIYVSDKPHSRVNFPIGMSNGIWGVHESKKKTIKRIEANDYVVFVYSISWLKAEGTPPKGFSRVGKDKLDLFRGSVQKIIFGKVTRAYYQDEKEVWPDDTYPHRFNFEILERHDNGVMFGTEFYHSSFVEAVRYSACTQGSITEVNDIKNLTQLKGVSSENVGDYGVDEGKPIYRVHKTRERDPKLTKDKKQQVLSITGKLCCEICNFDFYECYGDLGLGFAECHHLEPLALRESNKKTKLDDLAILCANCHRMIHYPTQWLSVEELKEKYERQRNKSIDKSTERV; this comes from the coding sequence ATGATTTGGGCGATTTATGTATCGGATAAACCTCACTCGCGAGTTAACTTTCCAATTGGAATGAGCAATGGCATTTGGGGAGTGCACGAGAGTAAAAAGAAAACGATTAAGCGTATTGAGGCTAATGACTACGTTGTCTTTGTTTATTCTATTTCTTGGTTAAAAGCTGAAGGAACTCCACCCAAAGGCTTTTCTAGAGTAGGTAAAGATAAGTTAGACTTATTTAGAGGTAGTGTTCAGAAAATAATTTTCGGCAAAGTAACCCGAGCCTACTACCAAGACGAAAAGGAAGTTTGGCCTGATGATACGTATCCCCACCGCTTTAATTTCGAGATATTAGAGCGGCATGATAACGGCGTAATGTTTGGCACAGAGTTCTACCATTCATCATTTGTTGAAGCTGTTCGCTACTCAGCGTGTACTCAAGGTTCCATTACAGAAGTAAATGATATAAAAAACCTAACGCAGCTTAAAGGGGTATCTTCTGAGAATGTTGGTGATTACGGTGTTGATGAAGGGAAACCGATTTACAGAGTACATAAGACTAGGGAAAGAGACCCCAAGCTTACAAAAGACAAGAAGCAACAGGTACTGTCTATAACTGGTAAACTATGCTGTGAGATATGTAATTTTGACTTCTATGAATGCTACGGTGATTTAGGGCTTGGCTTTGCTGAATGTCATCATCTCGAACCATTAGCATTGAGAGAAAGTAATAAGAAAACAAAACTCGATGATTTAGCTATTTTATGCGCCAATTGCCACCGAATGATCCACTACCCAACCCAATGGCTATCAGTAGAGGAGCTAAAAGAAAAATATGAAAGACAAAGAAACAAGTCTATTGATAAATCAACTGAAAGAGTTTAA
- a CDS encoding tyrosine-type recombinase/integrase, whose amino-acid sequence MPLSDTKLRSLLNRPCEKLVTITDRDSLSVRVTPKGKIVFQYRYRFEGKGRRYDLGSYPNLSLSDARACVPELKGITESGMDVKSVKASQKVGKKTVLKPKLEDCMDLFLDKYVTSLRESTQRFYRYTLNKYIPNAFEQPVEDITRKEWYAYFDGVEESSTPHMANSLIKKLKTCLNFCKERDLISDHSLNEIRTKSVGSASNTGDRTPSVVEIKAILEEFGRSKSYPTTVNVVRMIVLTGARCGEVRCMQSKDINFDTGIWTVPKEKSKTNTRILRPLGLKALELVKWQVKTFGGFSDYVFPSASYKNEIGPATINKMCRTIVKRMDIERWSVHDFRRSLSTLLTEDGVPLHITEKMLGHKLGGILSVYNKSEYIEDQRKAYKVWEEMINVDFVY is encoded by the coding sequence ATGCCATTAAGTGATACCAAGCTAAGATCTTTATTAAATAGACCTTGTGAAAAATTAGTTACGATAACTGATAGAGATTCATTAAGCGTTAGAGTTACCCCTAAAGGGAAAATAGTGTTCCAGTACCGTTACAGGTTCGAAGGTAAGGGTAGGCGCTATGATCTTGGGAGTTATCCTAATCTCAGTCTATCAGATGCAAGAGCTTGCGTACCAGAGTTGAAGGGGATAACTGAATCAGGAATGGATGTTAAGTCTGTTAAGGCTTCTCAGAAAGTAGGCAAGAAAACCGTATTAAAACCCAAACTCGAAGATTGCATGGATCTATTCTTAGATAAGTACGTTACAAGCCTCAGGGAGAGCACTCAGAGGTTTTATCGATACACTTTAAACAAGTACATACCTAACGCATTTGAACAGCCTGTAGAAGATATCACGAGGAAAGAGTGGTATGCCTATTTTGATGGGGTGGAAGAATCTTCGACTCCACATATGGCAAACTCTTTGATAAAGAAATTAAAGACCTGTTTAAACTTCTGCAAAGAGAGAGATTTGATTTCAGACCATAGCCTCAACGAGATAAGGACTAAAAGTGTAGGATCTGCTTCCAACACTGGAGACCGTACTCCTTCGGTTGTTGAGATTAAAGCAATCTTAGAAGAATTTGGTCGAAGTAAATCCTATCCAACCACTGTTAATGTTGTACGGATGATAGTGTTAACAGGTGCTCGTTGTGGTGAGGTTAGATGTATGCAATCTAAGGATATCAATTTCGATACTGGCATTTGGACAGTTCCTAAAGAGAAAAGCAAAACCAATACAAGAATTCTTAGACCTTTGGGGCTCAAGGCATTGGAACTCGTTAAATGGCAGGTTAAAACATTTGGTGGCTTTTCGGATTATGTTTTTCCTAGTGCGAGTTACAAAAATGAGATTGGGCCTGCAACTATCAACAAAATGTGTAGAACAATCGTTAAACGTATGGATATTGAAAGGTGGTCTGTACATGACTTCAGAAGGTCGCTGTCAACATTGCTGACTGAAGATGGAGTACCACTCCATATAACAGAGAAAATGTTAGGGCATAAGCTTGGAGGGATTCTTAGCGTATATAACAAGAGTGAGTACATAGAAGATCAAAGGAAGGCTTATAAAGTTTGGGAAGAAATGATTAACGTTGACTTTGTATATTAA
- a CDS encoding nucleotide pyrophosphohydrolase has protein sequence MKDKETSLLINQLKEFNSQRDWAQFHSPKNLAMALAGEASELMKHFQWLTEKQSYLEANSKTYQEVREELADVYLYLLQLSDVLGIELHKAASDKLEVNESKYPVHLSKGTAKKYTDL, from the coding sequence ATGAAAGACAAAGAAACAAGTCTATTGATAAATCAACTGAAAGAGTTTAACTCACAACGAGATTGGGCACAGTTCCACTCGCCTAAGAATTTAGCAATGGCATTGGCTGGAGAAGCTTCTGAGCTAATGAAGCACTTCCAATGGTTGACTGAAAAGCAATCGTATCTAGAGGCAAACTCTAAAACTTATCAAGAAGTACGAGAAGAACTAGCTGATGTTTACTTGTATCTTCTACAATTAAGTGACGTGTTAGGTATTGAGTTGCATAAAGCTGCTTCTGATAAATTGGAGGTCAACGAATCCAAGTATCCTGTTCATTTAAGCAAAGGGACAGCAAAGAAATACACAGATTTATAG